One Stenotrophomonas maltophilia R551-3 genomic window, CGTCAGGAACACACCGAGGATGCTCGACAGCGACGCGCTGCATACCGCCGCAGGCACGTTGCCGCGTGCCATCGAGGTGAACGCGATGGACGACTGCACGGTGGAGGGCAGGGTGCACAGGAACAGCACGCCCAGGTACAGCTCCGGGGTCAGCAGCCAGCCCGACAGTGGCTTGACCATCAGCCCCAGCAGCGGGAACAGGATGAAGGTGCAGGCCAGGATGGTCAGGTGCAGCCGCCAGTGCAGCATGCCGCCGATGATCGACTCGCGCGGCAGGCGCGCGCCATGCAGGAAGAACAGCGCGGCGATGGCGACGGTGGTGACATCGTCGAGCACGATGGCGGCGGCGCCCTTCATCGGCAGCAGCGAGGCCAGGCCGACGGTGCACAGCAGGGCGAGGGTGAAGTTGTCCGGTCGCAGGCGCGACCACCAGCGGGTCATGGTGGGCAGAGTCCTTGGTGCGGAGGGTTCAGGGCGAGGTGACCGGCGTGGCCAGGCGCTGGCGGGTGGCGGCTTCCAGCGACTTCAGGCCGGCACGCTGGCCGAGCTGCAGGGCCTGTTCCGGGCTGGCGTGTTCGTAGCGTGCATTGATCAGGCCGAGCACGGCACCGGCGCGGTTGCCGGAGGCGCAGTGCAGCAGCACCGGCCCCTGGCTCTGCTGCAGGGCCTGGTGCACGGCACGGATGTTGGCTGCATCCAGGCCGTCGGCGCCGGCCACCGGAATGCGTACGTAGCGCAGACCCAGTGATTCGGCCACGCGGGTTTCATCGAAGCCGCGGTCTTCGTCGGGCTGGCGCAGGTCGATCACGGTGCGCACGCCCTGCGCGGCCAGGGCCTGCAGCTGTGTGGCGCTGGGTTGGCCGCCGGCATACAGGCCGGGGCGGACTTCGTTCAGGGGCGCGTCTTCGGCCAGGGCCGTCAGCGGCAGGCAGAGCGACAACAACAGCAGGCAGGTCAGACGCAGCAGCATGGTCCTCTCCGTGAAAACGTTCTGCCCGCTACAGGCGCAGTCCGGCCCGCGCTTTCAGCAGCTCGCGCAGTTCGTATTTGTCAGTATCGTCCAGACCCTGTTGGCGCTGCTTTGCCAACAACTCCTCCAGACGTTGCACCAGCAGCTGTTTCTCCAGCTGGGCCACGGCATCGTGCAGTTCCTGGGTCCACATCGCGTCGTCGCCGGGCATCGTCTGCGCGGCCAGCGTGTGCAGTGACGCCTGCTCCTCACGCCCGTCGAAGTGCTCCAGCAGTGCGCCGGTGCTGATGTCCGGACGTTGCTCGACCAGGTCCAGCAGCTCCAGCAGCAGCTCCACGCCCGGCAGGCGCAGGCCCTGGAAGTGGTGCTTGCCGCCCAGCGTCAGCGCCAGCGACGGCTGCTGCAGCAGTACGGCGATCGCGCCGCGTACCAGGCTGCGCTTGGCCACGGGCTGGATCGCTCGCGAGGGCTGGCGTTGCGGCATCGGTGCGCGCGCTGCCTGGGCATTGCCGCCAAGGCCGGTCAGCTGCGCCAGCTGCTGCTTCATCAGGTCGCCGAAGGCGCCGTCGGGAATCTGCGCCAGCATCGGCTTTGCGCGCTCGGCCAGGCGCGCCTTGCCATCGAGCGTGCCCAGGTTGATTTCGCGGGTGAGCTCGTCGAAGAAGAACTGCGACAGCGGCGTGGCCTGTTTCAGGCGTTCGTTGAAGGCTTCGGCGCCTTCCTTGCGCACGATGGTGTCCGGGTCTTCGCCATCGGGCAGGAACAGGAAGAAGGCCTGGCGGCCATCCTTCATGCGCGGCAGCACCGACTCCAGCGCCTTCCAGCCGGCGCGGCGGCCGGCGGCGTCGCCATCGAAGCAGAAGAACACATCCGGCGCGTTGCGGAACAGCAGCTCGGCATGGTCCGGCGTGGTTGCGGTACCCAGCGTCGCCACCGCCTGGGTGACCCCGAACTGGAACAGCGAGACCACGTCCATGTAGCCCTCGACCACGATCAGCCGCTCGATCTTCTGGTTGGCCTGGCGCACCTGCCACAGGCCGTACAGTTCGCGGCCCTTGTGGAACAGCGCGGTTTCCGGCGAGTTGAGGTACTTGGGGCCGTCGTCCTTTTCGAACACGCGGCCACCGAAGGCGATCACCCGGCCGCGGCGGTCGAAGATCGGGAACATCACCCGGTCGCGGAACTTGTCGTAGACGTGACCGCGATCGTTCTTGGAGAACAGGCCGGCGCGGTCGAGCAGCTTCATCCGCCGCTCGTCCTTGCCCAGTGCATCGCGCAGGCCGCTGTAGCCATCCGGTGCGTAGCCGATCTGGAAGCGCGCGCGGTTCTCTTCATCCACGCCACGGCCATCCAGGTAGCTGCGGGCCTTGTCGCTGCCCTGCAGGTTGCTCTGGAAAAACTTCGTGGCCGCCTCAAGCGCCGAGTACAGCTCGCGGCTGTCGTCCTGCTGCTGGGGGCTGCGCGGATTCTCGCTGCGCGGCACTTCCATGCCTGCGCGCTTGGCCAGTTCATCCACCGCGTCGAGGAATTCGAGGCGGTCGTAGTTCATCAGGAAGCTGATCGCGGTGCCGTGCGCGCCACAGCCGAAGCAGTGATAGAACTGCTTGGTGGGCGAGACCGTGAACGACGCCGAGCGCTCGTCATGGAACGGGCAACGCGCTGCGTATTCCTTGCCCTGTCGCTTCAACGGCACGCGGCTGCCCACCACCTCGACGATGTCGGAGCGGGCGAGCAGGTCGTCGATGAAAGCGTCGGGGATACGGGCCATGGGCAACAGAACGGGGCGCGGCCGCCAGGGCGCGCAGCAGGGGCGGCGGATTCCCCTAGTTTACTCGCTGGCGGTGCCGGGGCTGGCCTGTTCGGCCTCGATCCCGGCCCTGGCCAGTTGCGCCCGTGCATGCTGGCGTTCGTCGATCACCGCAGTCATCAGCGCGCCCACGAAGAACACGGCGGTGGCGTAGTAGATCCAGACCAGCGAGATCACCAGCGCGCCCATCGAACCGTAGGCACTGCCCGGGGCCACGGTGGCGATGTAGACGCCGATGCCATAGCGGCCGAGGGTGAACAGCACCGAGGTGATCGCACCGCCAATAAAGGCCTGGCGCCAGGCCACGCGGCGGTCCGGCAGGTAGTGGTAGAGGAAGGCGAAGGCCAGCGTGTACAGCAGCAGCGAGGTCAGGTAGCCGATCGCCGGCAGCACCGAGGGCAGCTGCGCAAACACCACCTGCAATGCGGTGGTGGCGGTCATCGACAGGATCAGCAGGAAGCCCAGCGCCAGCACCACGCCGAACGAGAACACGCGCTTGCGCAGCCAGGCCTTGACGCCTTCCAGGCGCTGGCCACTGGTATGGAAGATGCGGTTCAGCGCGTTCTGCAGCTGGGCGAACACCGCGGTGGCGCCGATGAACAGCAGCAGCGTGCTCCACAGCCCGGCCAATGAACCGACGCTGGGCTGGCTGTTGGCGTTGTGCAGCACGGTGTCGGCGACGCTGGCCACGCTGCTGCCGGCCACCGAACCGATCTGGCTGATCAGCGTCTGTTGTGCCGGTGGGTACAGCGAGGCGGTCAGCCACAGCAGCAGCACCAGCAGCGGTGCCATCGACAGCAGGGCGTAGAAGGAGACCGAGGCGGCCTGGGTCAGCACGTCGATTTCGACGAAGCGCTTGGCGACGGCCATCGGGAAGCTGTCCTGCAGGCGGTCAGCGTAGTGGCGAAGCCGTGCGGGAATGCCGTGGGGACGCGTGTCGGCGGGGGAGTGCGATTGCTCGACCATGGGGATGTTGTAGCAGCCGGGGGTCGAAGGTGCGGTGAAGCGGGTGCATCAATGGGGTCAGAGCCCTTCCGCGATGCGAAAGGGATCCGACCCCGGCAATGGCTTACGCCAGCTGCTGCTTGACCAGCTTGGAGACCAGACCCATGTCGGCCTGGCCAGCGAGCTTGGGCTTCAATGCGCCCATCAGCTTGCCCATGTCGGTCGGACCGGAAGCGCCGGTCTCGGCGATGGCGGCCTGGATCGCGGCGACGATCTCGGCTTCGCCCATCTTGGCCGGCAGGTAGGCTTCGATGACCACGATCTCGGCGCGCTCGATC contains:
- a CDS encoding YihY/virulence factor BrkB family protein; protein product: MVEQSHSPADTRPHGIPARLRHYADRLQDSFPMAVAKRFVEIDVLTQAASVSFYALLSMAPLLVLLLWLTASLYPPAQQTLISQIGSVAGSSVASVADTVLHNANSQPSVGSLAGLWSTLLLFIGATAVFAQLQNALNRIFHTSGQRLEGVKAWLRKRVFSFGVVLALGFLLILSMTATTALQVVFAQLPSVLPAIGYLTSLLLYTLAFAFLYHYLPDRRVAWRQAFIGGAITSVLFTLGRYGIGVYIATVAPGSAYGSMGALVISLVWIYYATAVFFVGALMTAVIDERQHARAQLARAGIEAEQASPGTASE
- a CDS encoding fused DSP-PTPase phosphatase/NAD kinase-like protein, which encodes MLLRLTCLLLLSLCLPLTALAEDAPLNEVRPGLYAGGQPSATQLQALAAQGVRTVIDLRQPDEDRGFDETRVAESLGLRYVRIPVAGADGLDAANIRAVHQALQQSQGPVLLHCASGNRAGAVLGLINARYEHASPEQALQLGQRAGLKSLEAATRQRLATPVTSP
- the dnaG gene encoding DNA primase, which codes for MARIPDAFIDDLLARSDIVEVVGSRVPLKRQGKEYAARCPFHDERSASFTVSPTKQFYHCFGCGAHGTAISFLMNYDRLEFLDAVDELAKRAGMEVPRSENPRSPQQQDDSRELYSALEAATKFFQSNLQGSDKARSYLDGRGVDEENRARFQIGYAPDGYSGLRDALGKDERRMKLLDRAGLFSKNDRGHVYDKFRDRVMFPIFDRRGRVIAFGGRVFEKDDGPKYLNSPETALFHKGRELYGLWQVRQANQKIERLIVVEGYMDVVSLFQFGVTQAVATLGTATTPDHAELLFRNAPDVFFCFDGDAAGRRAGWKALESVLPRMKDGRQAFFLFLPDGEDPDTIVRKEGAEAFNERLKQATPLSQFFFDELTREINLGTLDGKARLAERAKPMLAQIPDGAFGDLMKQQLAQLTGLGGNAQAARAPMPQRQPSRAIQPVAKRSLVRGAIAVLLQQPSLALTLGGKHHFQGLRLPGVELLLELLDLVEQRPDISTGALLEHFDGREEQASLHTLAAQTMPGDDAMWTQELHDAVAQLEKQLLVQRLEELLAKQRQQGLDDTDKYELRELLKARAGLRL